One Rhizoctonia solani chromosome 1, complete sequence DNA window includes the following coding sequences:
- a CDS encoding VWA domain-containing protein codes for MGQNGSSVSEKRRSKTRINAPPEFGGATNSGPGRRSTLSGAPTRRHSTFGSGSPQTPSPHRRAASSASHTIQAAHRANNIASQRNSPMPLGHNIASQPPAYSSNGSAENALELLKLSFIELLKEYDTVFLIDDSGSMAGGLWTQAGRALAGVATVASQYDDDGIDIYFLNSREFAQNVRHESQVYQLFQRVQPRGSTPTGARLDILLRSYLTSIERAQEEFDSQDPEITGIKPVNYIVITDGAPSDDPESVIVAAAKRLDKGEFPLSQVGIQFVQIGSDPEATQALEELDDDLAGKYDIRDIVDTTPYTTELSGETLIKILLGGVNKRVDRRGGGAVMR; via the exons ATGGGTCAAAACGGTTCCTCTGTCAGCGAAAAGAGGCGGAGCAAGACAAGGATTAACGCACCGCCAGAATTTGGGGGAGCCACGAATTCTGGGCCTGGTAGACGCTCGACCTTGAGCGGTGCGCCCACACGACGGCATTCGACCTTCGGCAGTGGTTCACCCCAAACACCGTCCCCACATCGTAGAGCAGCTTCTTCGGCCTCGCACACGATTCAAGCAGCACATCGTGCGAACAATATAGCTTCTCAGCGCAACTCTCCAATGCCTCTTGGCCATAACATAGCCTCCCAGCCACCTGCTTACTCTTCT AACGGCAGTGCGGAGAACGCATTGGAACTTCTCAAGTTGAGTTTTATTGAGTTGCTAAA AGAGTACGATACTGTGTTTTTGATCGACGATTCAGGGTCTATGGCTGGCGGCCTCTGGACTCAGGCAGGGCGTGCCTTGGCCGGCGTTGCAACTGTCGCATCCCAATACGATGATGATGGCATTGACATTTACTTCTTGAACTCCAGGGAATTCGCTCAGAATGTTCGG CACGAATCCCAAGTCTACCAGTTATTTCAGCGCGTCCAACCCCGAGGCTCGACCCCGACAGGCGCTCGGCTGGACATCTTACTTCGGTCGTACCTAACCTCTATCGAGCGGGCGCAAGAAGAATTCGACTCGCAGGACCCCGAAATTACTGGAATCAAACCTGTCAACTATATTGTTATAACGGACGGCGCGCCTTCGGACGATCCAGAAAGTGTGATCGTTGCTGCGGCCAAGCGATTGGATAAGGGAGAGTTTCCACTCAGTCAGGTCGGAATTCAGTTCGTACAAATTGGAAGCGACCCCGAGGCCACCCAGGCCCTGGAAGAACTGGACGATGATCTGGCCGGAAAATACGACATTAGGGATATTGTGGATACTACACCGTACACTACAGAGTTGAGCGGGGAGACTTTGATCAAAATCTTGTTAGGTGGTGTGAATAAGAGGGTGGACCGACGAGGTGGAGGTGCTGTGATGCGGTAG
- a CDS encoding glycoside hydrolase family 127 protein yields the protein MIVAGAAQASTIGRRENSAYSLSPKLYTNLNLGQIKPNGWLKDQLQLQADGLAGHLNLFYPLVTEGSWTGGTKNYSDLNEAGPYWFHGIIPLAYELEDTRLTKAVKDFMDYVLNHQYPDGWIGNETGDKWQPRHLWGRYPFFFGAIMMVEADPSYTDKFVAAFHKFVEISNQMLRNGQGTSDWTGGTRWQDYAMALQWLHDYHPNGKEELLVDTMQRIKAVSTNWRDVMSEAKFPTSSVSEFRIYWHGVNLAEGLKASGATYRFTHDETEKTEAAAAWDRLYKYHGRPSGIFAADEYLAGLDAIRGTELCLVVESIYSSSYLYQVFGDAKYAERAEKQAYNSLPATISGDMWTHQYLQQQNQISVRDMSPNPFPADGSYSNVFGLEPNYPCCTVNHPQGFPKFISHAVVSSADQKSLTQIYFGPLTVKTALSGVGAKVSINVDTNYPFSDNVKITINTDKTFDYYIRVPTWINKQASIKIGNSAEKAFSPDSTTKLQKVSVKAGTTIISLVLSGDITVESRPQGSVAIHRGPFNYALDIPRNSTLLNTLYPAEPRASDYQFDATASWNYAIDPSTLKFNPAPGNTALKKPIFDAGAPH from the exons ATGATCGTGGCCGGTGCTGCACAAGCATCAACGATCGGGCGTAGGGAGAACTCTGCATACAGCC TTTCGCCCAAGCTCTACACGAATCTCAACCTGGGGCAAATCAAACCCAACGGCTGGCTCAAAGATCAATTACAGCTTCAGGCTGATGGACTGGCGGGTCACTTGAATCTATTTTACCCATT AGTAACAGAAGGATCCTGGACAGGCGGTACAAAAAATTACTCTGATCTGAATGAAG CTGGTCCCTACTGGTTT CACGGAATTATACCACTAGCTTACGAGCTCGAGGATACTCGATTAACAAAAGCAGTCAAAGACTTTATGGACTATGTTCTCAACCATCAGTATCCTGATGGCTGGATAGGTAACGAAACAGGAGACAAGTGGCAGCCCAGGCACCTTTGGGGACGCTACCCGTTCTTCTTCGGAGCCATTATGATGGTTGAGGCGGACCCTTCGTATACCGATAAG TTTGTAGCGGCCTTCCACAAGTTCGTAGAGATATCGAATCAGATGTTAAGAAATGGACAAGGAACTAGCGACTGGACTGGAGGAACTCGATGGCAGGATTACGCTATGGCTCTGCAGTGGCTTCATGATTACCATCCCAATGGCAAAGAGGAGCTCCTTGTGGACACGATGCAACGAATCAAAGCTGTATCTACTAATTGGCGTGACGTGATGTCCGAAGCCAAGTTCCCAACTAGCTCGGTCTCCGAGTTTAGGATATATTGGCATG GCGTGAATTTGGCTGAGGGACTGAAGGCTTCCGGAGCAACTTACAGATTCACTCATGATGAAACAG AGAAAACTGAGGCAGCAGCAGCTTGGGATCGCTTATACAAGTACCATGGTCGCCCTTCCGGCATCTTCGCTGCTGACGAATACTTGGCGGGGTTGGACGCAATCAGAGG AACCGAGCTTTGCCTTGTTGTG GAATCTATCTATTC ATCTTCTTATCTCTATCAAGTGTTCGGAGACGCTAAGTACGCAGAAAGG GCAGAGAAACAGGCTTACAACTCCTTGCCTGCAACCATAAGTGGAG ACATGTGGACCCATCAATATCTCCAACAGCAAAACCAAATTTCAGTACGAGATATGAGTCCCAACCCATTCCCAGCAGACGG CTCGTATTCAAACGTTTTTGGATTAGAGCCCAACTACCC ATGCTGTACCGTGAACCACCCCCAGGGATTCCCGAAGTTTATCTCTCATGCCGTCGTATCATCCGCCGACCAGAAGTCTTTGACACAGATTTACTTCGGGCCGTTGACTGTGAAGACAGCTCTTTCGGGTGTCGGAGCAAAGGTTTCTATCAACGTTGATACCAACTATCCCTTCTCCGATAATGTCAAGATAACCATCAATACGGACAAAACTTTCGATTACTATATTCGGGTACCTACCTGGATAAACAAGCAGGCCAGTATCAAAATCGGCAATTCGGCTGAGAAAGCTTTCTCTCCCGATAGTACGACCAAACTGCAAAAGGTCTCAGTCAAAGCGGGAACGACCATCATATCGTTGGTTCTTTCGGGAGATATCACTGTTGAGAGCCGTCCTCAAGGATCCGTCGCTATCCATCGTGGGCCTTTCAATTACGCCTTGGACATCCCAAGAAACTCAACCTTGCTGAACACCTTATATCCT gccGAACCTCGCGCGTCAGATTATCAGTTCGATGCGACAGCCAGCTGGAACTATGCCATCGACCCTTCAACACTCAAGTTTAATCCGGCGCCTGGCAATACTGCCCTGAAAAAGCCTATTTTCGACGCTGGGGCTCCCCACTGA
- a CDS encoding VWA domain-containing protein, whose protein sequence is MNFLKRITSRKSSLPANGDLPTYRTENALEVLREYDIVFLVDDSGSMAGSRWNEASTALAGVAGIASQYDPDGIDIYFLNSQAGGPHMQTPGEVTKLFQDVQPWGPTPTGRRLDMLLTDYINKIDYARSTGGVYPKPVNFIVITDGVPTDDPREVIIRAARRLDANNVLLSQVGIQFIQVGDDSGASRALKEMDDKLGPRHGIRDMVDTTPYKRKRLTEERIVKILLGGINRRVDNMGGAAVLHP, encoded by the exons ATGAATTTCCTCAAGAGAATTACTTCACGCAAGTCCTCGCTACCGGCTAATGGCGACTTGCCCACATATCGCACCGAAAACGCactggaggttctgag ggaatatgatattGTTTTCCTTGTCGATGACTCTGGATCTATGGCAGGATCGCGTTGGAACGAAGCCAGCACAGCACTAGCAGGAGTAGCAGGAATCGCTTCTCAGTACGATCCTGATGGCATCGATATCTATTTCTTGAACTCGCAAGCTGGGGGACCTCATATGCAG ACGCCTGGAGAGGTTACAAAGCTTTTTCAGGATGTTCAACCGTGGGGTCCGACCCCTACCGGCCGGAGGCTCGACATGCTCCTGACAGATTATATCAACAAGATCGACTATGCCCGCTCTACGGGTGGAGTATACCCCAAGCCGGTCAACTTTATTGTGATAACGGACGGTGTGCCGACTGATGATCCAAGAGAAGTTATCATCCGGGCTGCGCGCCGTTTGGACGCAAACAATGTGCTTCTCAGTCAAGTGGGAATACAGTTCATTCAGGTCGGCGATGATTCTGGAGCTTCCAGAGCACTCAAAGAAATGGACGATAAACTTGGACCCAGGCATGGGATTCGC GATATGGTGGATACCACACCGTACAAGCGCAAGCGCCTAACTGAAGAACGAATCGTTAAAATTTTGTTGGGTGGCATTAACAGGCGTGTGGACAACATGGGCGGAGCTGCCGTGTTGCATCCCTAA
- a CDS encoding aspartyl-tRNA(Asn)/glutamyl-tRNA (Gln) amidotransferase subunit B: MIHPKWTRPFASFGTRATRARPLSEWQSVIGIEVHAQIKSRKKLFSDSFTDLDASPSVLPGDRVSIFDAAFPGCLPHFNNKCLDLAIRTSLALGSDVQQRSSFDRKHYFYPDLPSGYQITQKYSPIARGGSLQLLGYDGKLDTAKSTTPAHSEVTRVDLSRAGVPLMEIVSEPDMRSPEEAAAYVRSLQALLRAVGSSDGNMELGSMRCDVNISLNRPGEPFGTRCEIKNLNTIRGLVVALNAEIERYKNLLDQGLPVLQETRGFNEDTAETFRLRSKEGAPDYRYMPDPNLPPLVIEQEYIERIRAHMPTLPTQTRERLVSTYKLSSRDVDVLMGIDAGADVGFDGEEPSRLGAVAYFESVVRGGRDPKIVANWLLHELIGQLSFRSQTFADNPLTPERLGELVDAVESHVITGTSGKLLMRHLIETRSNLPLSQIIESLGLRAASSTSELTALCRTAISMLPKESELVAQGNDRVLMKVVGQVMRLSKGTADAQAAREELLRQLRK; the protein is encoded by the exons ATGATTCATCCGAAATGGACACGACCCTTTGCCAGCTTTGGCACAAGAGCCACCAGAGCTAGGCCGCTGTCAGAATGGCAGTCTGTGATTGGGATCGAGGTGCATGCTCAAATCAAGTCGAGAAAAAAGTTATTCTCTG ACTCATTTACAGATTTAGATGCGAGCCCAAGTGTTTTACCAGGTGATAGAGTCTCTATATTTGATGCGGCTTTCCCCGGCTGTCTACCG CATTTCAACAATAAATGCTTAGATTTGGCCATCCGTACTTCACTCGCACTGGGATCAGATGTTCAACAGAGATCCTCTTTTGACAGAAAGCACTATTTCTACCCTGATCTTCCCTCTGGGTATCAGATAACTCAAAAATATT CCCCTATCGCCAGAGGAGGTAGCTTGCAGCTCTTGGGCTATGACGGAAAACTA GACACGGCGAAATCTACGACCCCTGCTCATTCCGAGGTAACTCGAGTCGATTTGAGCCGTGCTGGAGTGCCGTTGATGGAGATTGTATCCGAACCTGATATGAG ATCACCTGAAGAGGCCGCAGCCTATGTTCGCTCACTACAGGCTCTCCTGAGGGCGGTTGGTTCAAGTGACGGCAATATGGAGTTG GGTTCTATGAGATGTGATGTCAACATATCTCTCAACCGACCAGGAGAGCCGTTTGGGACTCGATGCGAAATCAAAAATTTGAACACGATTCGCGGGCTTGTGGTTGCATTAA ACGCGGAAATCGAAAGGTATAAGAACTTACTCGACCAAGGCCTTCCTGTACTCCAAGAAACAAGAGGTTTCAATGAGGACACTGCCGAAACATTCCGGTTGCGTAGCAAAGAAGGCGCTCCTGATTATAGGTATATGCCGGACCCTAATTTGCCCCCGTTGGTGATCGAACAA GAATATATCGAACGCATTAGGGCACATATGCCGACCCTTCCCACTCAAACGCGAGAACGCTTGGTTTCAACCTATAAGCTATCGTCGCGGGATGTGGATGTACTGATGGGCATAGATGCTGGTGCAGACGTCGGATTTGACGGAGAAGAGCCCTCTCGGCTAGGCGCGGTAGCATACTTTGAGTCCGTTGTCCGTGGAGGGCGGGACCCCAAGATAGTAGCCAACTGGTTACTTCATGAGTTGATTGGTCAACTCTCGTTTAGGAGCCAAACGTTCGCTGATAATCCATTGACACCTGAAAGGCTAGGAGAGCTGGTGGACGCTGTCGAGAGTCACGTAATCACAG GGACCTCTGGCAAACTCCTGATGCGACATCTAATCGAGACACGTTCAAACTTACCTCTTTCCCAGATCATCGAAAGTCTTGGTCTTCGAGCAGCTTCTTCCACATCGGAACTGACGGCATTATGCCGCACTGCAATCTCCATGCTACCAAAAGAGTCGGAGCTCGTAGCTCAAGGAAACGATAGGGTCCTTATGAAAGTTGTAGGCCAGGTCATGCGCCTTAGCAAGGGTACCGCAGATGCGCAGGCTGCCCGAGAGGAACTCCTCCGACAGCTTAGAAAATAG
- a CDS encoding VWA domain-containing protein, translating into MFSKLVKRLRRDNTPELPTVDLCKEDALAQLMHYDTQFLIDDSGSMAGTRWNEAREALMGLAEYTLKHDQDGIEIFFLNDVNKGGSVRNKEEVRQLFYAVKPSGSTPTGLRMEQLLMAYIARIEAARTKSGGQDPLNSGIKPLNLIVITDGEPTDDPEGVIIAAARRLDAGNFSLTQVGIQFIQVGDDKHASKALKELDNHLHKDNNVRDIVDTRPFTGKELTTEVLVAMLLGAINRRVDQIKKPGKE; encoded by the exons ATGTTCTCTAAGCTTGTAAAGAGATTGCGTCGCGATAACACGCCCGAATTGCCGACTGTTGACTTGTGCAAAGAGGATGCTCTTGCACAATTGAT GCATTACGATACGCAATTCCTAATCGATGACTCTGGCTCGATGGCCGGTACTAGATGGAACGAGGCCCGGGAGGCATTGATGGGGCTTGCTGAGTATACTCTCAAGCATGACCAAGACGGCATCGAAATTTTCTTCCTTAATGACGTGAACAAGGGCGGGTCTGTAAGG AACAAAGAGGAGGTCAGACAGCTCTTTTATGCTGTCAAACCCAGTGGGAGCACACCCACGGGGCTCCGAATGGAACAGCTCCTCATGGCCTACATAGCAAGGATCGAGGCTGCCAGGACCAAATCAGGAGGACAGGATCCATTAAACAGTGGTATCAAGCCACTGAACCTGATTGTCATTACCGACGGAGAGCCGACTGACGATCCCGAGGGTGTTATTATTGCTGCTGCTCGCCGACTCGATGCCGGAAACTTCTCGTTAACCCAGGTCGGCATTCAGTTCATCCAAGTTGGGGATGATAAGCATGCTTCGAAAGCTCTCAAGGAACTGGATAACCACCTGCATAAGGACAATAACGTTAGG GACATTGTCGATACTCGCCCGTTCACCGGCAAGGAACTCACAACAGAGGTGCTTGTCGCAATGTTACTGGGCGCCATCAATCGCCGCGTTGACCAGATCAAGAAGCCTGGAAAAGAGTAA